Within Lolium rigidum isolate FL_2022 chromosome 5, APGP_CSIRO_Lrig_0.1, whole genome shotgun sequence, the genomic segment ACGAAGACCTCCGGCCTTCAGTGTCCTCTCTCACAGTGAAGATGGGCTAACAGCATTTTATGGGCCGGTTCTGCGTTCACTTGACCTTATACGGAGCCCTTCAAGGCCCAAAAGAGGAGCTAGTCTCTATTGTCATGTGATACAGAAATGGCCCAACACTAGCAAATGGATAAACTTGCCGGCCCctattaaaaccctaaaccaccgaCCACCGCCGCCATACCCCatccgccaccacctcctccgccgccgccctagaCCTAGCACCATGGCGTGGCGCGGCGCTGCCTCCCGCACCGTCCTGGCGGCCGTCCGCCGCCCGGCGCCCGCGATCGGCGCCCTCCGCGCACCTGCCCCCGgcgccgccccgcgccgccggctCCCGTTCGCCTTCACCAACGCCACCCCCACCTCCCCGCTCGGGGCCGCACGGTACGCCAATGCCATCTACAGCCAGCGAGAGCCGCCCCCGCCGCGGCGATCCGATGTCCTGACCCCGTTCTTGTCTCTGCAGGCCCCTGGCGGCGTTGATGGGGTCGCCGCTGACGACGCCGGTGGTCCTAGCGCGACTGACGGCGCACCCCGGGGCCAGCGCCCGCGCCTGCTGCGAGCTCTCCCAGGGTAACCTCCCCCTTCCTCCCTGCTTGTCAGGATCGCTAATATGATCTAAGTTCGTGTCGCGATCTGGGTTGCATATTGAAATGTGCCTAGATCGGATAATCCATTTTTTCTGTTGTGCCTAGATTGCATAAGTTAGTTAAGAGTCTACGTTTGCTGTGATGGGTTTCCTGGGATTTATGCTTGTAATCGGCCGGTTCTCTGAATCTCTTGGGATCATAGATGGGAACGCGTTTCTTTCTTTCGAAAATGGATCTGCACGCTGCACAGTTTGGGCGGTTTTAAAGCTTGGTTCTTGACACTAGGATCATATAAAGTGATAAAAATTTGAGAAAACATGAATCAAAAGTCTGTATTATTTCGGGCTAGTGTTGCCATGGAGAAGTTCGAAACAGTATATGCAGGTTATATGCAATGTGTGATGTATTTTCTACTCTTTAATAATAACCCTGAGTGAAAGCTAATGTAAGAAGATTAAAATTGGGATTTGATAGGGAATGGGGACGATGGTTGAAGTTGGAGGCCGCACAGCATGACGAGGACTGTGTCCTAGGATGATGTAGGTCTCCTCCTTTTCCCATTGTATTCCTTTTGTAATTAGTACTTGGCAAACTAGAAGTTAGCAGTTGCATTGAAGAAGTAAGGACAATATGTATGCATTCAGAATTCCTTCTTTTGTTGATGCCATTGTGTATCAGTTCTTTGTTTCTTACTGCTATCTACTTATCTTTCTAATGCTAAAGAACAGTCACATACATCACTAAATTATAGTTTTTGAGGTCAATGCTGGCTGTATGTCTGCTTAATCTTTCTACAGTACTAAATTTGAAATAAACATTATGCACTTGCTTCTCTCTACATTAATGAACTACTTACAATTTTGTTAAAATATTGAAACTTCAATTGATTGAGAGTTATGTATGGTTGGGAATTGTTAGGGAATGGAAAGGATGGGTGATGCAAGAGAGGCCAGGGTAGAGCACAACAAGGTGCTGATTTTTAACACACACTCTCTTTTGCTACTACTCATCTTTGTCAATCATTCTCACTCAAAAAGCTTGATAATAATAAAACTTTTGTGTAATTAGTTCACAGCTGCAGGTTATAGGAACCACTTGAACTAGATTCatttagcacattttattgatgaACTAACAAAATCATGCAGTAGTCCCAACTGTGTTGCTGCGCCAGCTGTGTTGTGCTGTGTGGGCTGCTTGCAACCTTTTCCTACCTGAAATCTCTAGCTGCCAAGCTGTGACGTGATGTGTGGGCTGCTTATGCAGCTACAACCTTTTTCCTCCAAAAGTGTCTAGTATCCTTCTGTATGTCCACTACCAAGTGCGAAATGATTGTAGAAAAATAATGCATTTTCTGACAGTAGTGTTCCTTTGCTGTGAGTTGTTTGTGGATTTGTTGTCACTACATTGTTGTGGCGTTGATTTTGAAATTTTTAGAGGTCCTTTTATGATTCTGTGTGAGCTTAATTGCCACAATTTACTGTGAGCTGTAAACTATGCAAGTTTGCTAACGGTATAATGTTGTTATTTTGCAGGTACTTGAAGAGACCATGTGGATTTCCTACTTTCCTTTTCATAAAAGGATACAAAACTTGGATTCGTCGTTTGGAAAGCATAGCTATCCTGGTGTAAATTCTTCTAGCTGGTGTTAAGAAGAATCTTCTCCAACAAAATAGCTAGCTTCTCCAAATTCCTAGCCTAGACTGAAAATAATTTTCCTTTCATATACCATGGTCTGTAACATGGATTTAGCACCTACGTTTGTGTGAAATATCTTAGTACCATCCGCTAAGTGGATTTGGTGGCCCATTTTATACAATGCATTCGATTTAAAGATCTCTTGTTCCATGAGCAGCAAATCTAGTTAGCCTGTCCTTTCCGTTTATTGTTTATCTTACTGAATGTTGCGTAAAAAATGTCTGAATTTGTATGGCTGTTCAGCAGTCCTGCTGAGATATATGTAACAATTTCAAAACTCTAGAAAAAAGTGGACAATAACTTGTGCCGAAGCTCCTCATGGCTGTGACTAGGCAGTAGACTTGCACATGATAATATTCACAAAGACTTTACTTTATAAGTTAACTTCATCTTTCCAATGCATCGTCATCATACAGATACACTGCACCAGAAGCTGCTTCTGGACTAGTTCAGTTCTCACGTTTATACACTATACTATACAGACAGAACACCTGCATATTGCACAACTCACAGCAGGACCAGCAGAACATACCGGTCATCAACCCTCAGAATGACATGAACTGTCATGGACGCTCAACCCGCGTTTATGTTATGTTCTGGAAGAGTTTAAGCTTCATGCAGGGCTGGTTATTCAGAGCCAGCAACTGTCATCCCATGCCGCCGTGGAGTCTTATCTTTGTCTTTCTAATATTTTGGAGTCTTATCTTTGTCTTTCTAATATTTTAGATAGAAGTTGTGGCGGACAAACTTACCCAGCTTGCACCACTTTGCGTGGTAGTATTTGACATGCTCTTTTTGTTTGGCCTGAAGCGGGTTGTTATTTGACTTTCTATTGGGCTGAGCAGCTGCAAACTTTGCTTGGGATGATATGTAGGCAGAACATTAACTGGTTTCAGCATTGGGTAATCTTAGTGTATCACAAAGACAGTAACTTATTTAGACGTGCAACACTCACATAATTAGGTACTTATATGATTTATGGTTAAGCAGGGAAATGCTATATGGAAGCAATTTGCATCCTACGGCAGGACAATTAAACTGACCAGGATGTTGTTTTCCTGGTTGAATCGATGCCAACCCGATTTGCTCTCTCATTCAGTAGTAGTAGTATTAGACAGAAGGCTCGAAATGAGTCTGGTATTGAATTAATGAAAGCCAACAACTGGCTACAAGCTACACCAAAAATTACAACACACACGCGCTCATTGTCTGCCCCATGCTCAACTCGATAGTCACCATTGTTTGGAGATTCAGCCTCTTTCCCTGTGGAAAATGTACATTATGTTCATCAAATTACATGGTTTCAACATCGAACTCCACGAAAGTCCAAGTTGCAAACTTATTGTCATTTTACTTTTTTTAATAGGACCTGGCATTAAAAGAAATAACGAACACTACACAACACCTCAAGAGAGATGAAAATTTTAACGAGATTCTTGAAGAagctcttcatcttcaacctctagacTGTGTCGACGGCGCGCCGACGCTGCCGCACCTCCCTGCGCTAGCCCAACATTTTCTTTCTTGGGCGGGAAATCACCGAATGGATCGAGAAGACCACATATGTCCCGGGAACAAAGAAAAAGGATAAACTGATGATGAAGCCCCTTGACGGTCTAAAGATCCTCACAGCCATAAGAAGCCCATAAAGACCACACCACTCCCACCATCCGTCGTGCACCACAATGATGAGTATTTGTGATCTCCATAGACTAGGCATCCATGGATGGAAATTAGGCCATACAAACATCTCCTTGGGCCTAAATTTGGCCCAATCAATTTCAACCATTAGATGATATATACACTACACGCTGAAATTCTAGTTCATAAAAATTGTCTGAAATTCGTATAAAAGATGCATCTAAAATTTAATAAATCTCAGACATGTTTCAGGAGATGGAATATAAAGCACTGTAAAATCTCCATTTTGAAGGACTCTTTGGGCTTGTTATGCATAGAGTGAAGCTGGACTTATGAGGAAACTTAGTATTATTTCTTTCTTTCATTGGGCTTATCAATTGTTTCCAGTATCAAATAAATGGGTGGAAACTTCTGAATTGTGTCATAACTTTGTTGTCTTCACGTGCATACAAACTACTCATACTCCTGTAGTATATTTTTCTCCTACCATCGTGATCTTGGTATGAActatagggtttgccatagctttagattgcacaAAACACGACGCGCGTCACGCATATCCGCAGCGAGCCCGGCAAGATCAAAAAACATGACTACCCCAACGCCACCGCCTACTTCAACAAAATCAAGTCGCTGTTGGATGTCTTGTCCTCTATTGGGCAGCCATTACGCACGGATGAATTCAACTCGTTCCTGCTTGCCGGTCTAGATGGCGACTATGATGCTCTGGCGGATCGCATTGGTGCTCGTCCACTACATGATCCCCTACCAATTCGTGATGTTTATGCACAACTACTGAACACCGAGCAGCATGTTGAGGCACGCCGTGCAGAAATCGGTCTGGACAATCGTCATGCCAACTACTCCTCGCGGCCCAGCGGTAGTCGCACCCCTACCTATCAGCCTCGCCAggagcagcagcctccgatgcagtaTACTGCCCCCTCGCCTCCACCACACGGTGGTCGTCAGCAAGGACAGGGGCGTCCTCCTACTGGTACAGGCGGTACCCGACCTACTTGTCAAATCTGCGGCAAGCTCGGTCATGTTGGATCATGCTGCTTCAAAAGGTATGACAAGAATTATCTAGGTGTAGGCAATGATGGTCACAATAAGGACCGTCAGCTTGCTGCACTCTCTGCCACCAACACGGGGTCTACTTCATCCTACCCCGTCGATCCTACATGGTATGCTGATACGGCTGCGACGGACCACCTCACCAACGACCTCAACAATCTTACTATGAGGGAACAATACCATGGCAAGGACAATGCCCAAACTACCAATGGTACAGGTATGCGCATTACACATATTGGTCAATCCATAATTCCTACTTCATCACATTCTTTACACCTTAAAAACATCCTTCATGTCCCCTCTGTTACTCGCAACCTTCTTTCAGTTAAACGTTTTGCCTATGATAATAACGTCTACTTTGCATTTCATCCATGGTACTTTCTTGTCAAGGACCGGGATTCCAGGGAGGTTCTTCTTAGAGGGGGATGTCGTGGAGGTCTCTATAATCTTGATGTGTCATCAATAAAGCAAGTCTTCAGCAGTCTCAGGGTGTCACATGATCAGTGGCACTAGCGTCTAGGACATCCAGCTACTCCAGTTGTCCAGCATATTTTACATCGTCATGAGCTTCCATTATTGTCAGTTAATAAAACTATAGTTTGTGATGCCTTTCAGCAAGGCAAGAGTCACCAGTTGCCTTTCTCTTTGTCTACTTGTGTAACCACTGCTCCCCttgagattatatattcagatgtATGGGACCTGCTCAAACTTCAGTTAGTGATCAtcatttttatgtgagttttattGATGCTTACATTCGATTTACATGGCTCTATCTCTTAAAACATAAGTCTGATGTCTTCAAAATTTTCCTTCAGTTCCAACAACATGTTGAACGTCTACTCAATAGGAAAATCATACATGTGCAAagtgattggggtggtgagtatcaTACATTAAATAAATTCTTTGCTGATATTGGCATCTCACACCGTGTCTCGTGTCCTCACACTCACCAACAAAATGGGACTGCTGAACGCAAACACCGACATATAGTCGAAACTGGTCTTACTCTCTTAGCCCATGTGAGTGCACCATACATGTTTTGGAGTGATGCTTTTACTACTGCTTGCTTCCTTATTAACCGCTTACCTACTGGAGTTATTGAAATGCAAACACCTCTCGAACGCTCATTAGGAGAAATTCCTGACTACACATTTCTTAAAGTGTTTGGTTGGGCCTGTTGGCCACATCTTAGACCATACAATAATCGTAAGCTTCAGTTTCGCTTCGAACAATGTGTCTTCCTAGGCTATAGCTCCTTACACAAAGACTACAAGTGTCTTCACATCCCTACCAACCGTGTTTATATTTCACGAGACGTTGTGTTTGATGAGACTGTCTTTCCCTTCTCTCAGaccttgatgaggacatccctacctcactactacctccgtcattgcaagttgaagatgatcctgctgtgaagctcaagtccaatgaagttaggattggaccaataacacgagctcgtgcgaagctacttaaataacaggtgaacttgttcctcaacgatactttgattgatgagaactttatactgcctaagtgctattacttatgtatgatcaggtatgaggagggagcaagcatcgcacgaggaggagaggagcagctagaccagaagatggacgtgaagctggacatggagttggacatgaagacatcccatggacgcgcgagggaggagcgggaggaatgcgcgagaggggaagctgaagttcaggccggtgccagatccggtccgaccggccgtgccaccggaccatccggtcccaggcccggtccgaccggatccagcgccgggccatccggtttcaaccgggatTTTGacctgtgccaaccgggcactatccagtaagcccggGAGGTCCATCCGGTCGTCGCCCGGCGCCAGACCCGATCCAGACCGGACcgaccggtcacaggcccggtcgaccggccccatgaccggccgtgtccgagtctgttttGACCAGATCTGTTCTGGGTCGGTttctttcgtactttttcgacctgaggtcgtcctgaactcctatataagtgcctaggacgccccctagcttctttagaccatgtttaagataaaccccagTTCTtaattgtttgctctagcaaaactattgaatccctacactatattgcttgatattgtgtagatctgaaagtcttgtgtgatctgctgttccattgggaattagaaggttgcaacttaccgcttcgtggtcagcgactacgtgcgcaagtgtgtggagttgcgaatatcttgcagggttgagagatgttgcattggcgacagggaccaatcgagagatctcgttgtgtcatacaagttatcatccactacatcgtcgtgttcctccgctgctatcaccccgtgatcatcatcaccaccgttgcttactgagaagatcgggccaccccttatcagaccTCCTCGTCTAttactccaccatcatcatcatccacctcTCCACCCACTTCTGACCAATTTGTTGATGTTGCATATACCCCATTGTTGTTGGCTAACCATGGTGCAGGGGTGGGGCACGGTGCTCGCCTTTAATTATTGGATGAGACTGCTGAGTCTTCTCCTGCCTCGCCTGAAGCTACTCTCGATCCTGATAGTGCGGACGTCGATCCAGCATCTGCTCGCATGCACGTCGATCATCAACATGGCGTGCCCCATGCAGAACGGGCCGCTACCGGCCCAGCTTCCTCAACCGAGCAGTGTCCATACCTGTCCTCTCCTGGGCCATCCTCACCCCATGCGGCCCAATCACCTGGCTCGGCTGCTTCGACGTCTGAGGCATTCGGTGCTTCACCACTGGTCGCTCCTACGTCCTCGTCTACCGATGATCCTCAACCAGCTCGTTCCGGTGTTACCACGCGACTGCAACGTGGTATTCGCAAGGCGAAGGTTCGGACTGACGGTACTATTGCCTGGACTACCACCAGGTCTTCTGATCCTACCATGCTACATACAGAACCATCTGATTATCGTATAGCTCTCTCTTCACCTCACTGGTGTACTGCAATGGAGGCCGAGTTTACAGCTTTACAGCAAAATCAGACTTGGCGCTTGGTTCCACCTCGGACTGGTATTAATGTCATTGATTGCAAATGGGTGTTTAAGATCAAGCGAAAAGCTGATGGGAACATCGAAAGATataaggcacgtcttgtggcAAAAGGGTTCAAGCAGCGATATGGacttgattatgaggatacttttAGTCCTGTCGTCAAGCCTACAACAATCGTCTTCTGTTATCTATGGCGCTTACACATGGCTGGCATCTTCGACAGCTTGATATTCAGAACGCCTTCTTACATGGAGTTCTTGAAGAGGAGGTGTTTATGCGGCAGCCTCCAGGTTTTGAGGATTCAAGTCATTTTGGTTACTTGTGCCGTCTTGATAAAGCGTTGTATGGGCTCAAACAAGCCCCTCGTGCTTGGGATGCTCGCCTCAGTTCAGTACTTACCAGTCTTGGATTTACTCCATCTACAGCTGACACATCCTTATTTATTCTGCGGCGACCCACTGTCACGGTCTATCTACTTGTTTGTGTGGATGATATTATAGTGGTCAGTTCTTCTACCATTGCAGCGGATCGTTTGGTTACTCAGCTTGGCTCCTCTTTTGCTCTTAAAGACCTTGGTTCGCTCCATTATTTCCTTGGTGTTGAGGTCTATACACAAGGTCGTGGTGGTCTCCTTTTAAGTCAGAAGAAGTATGCGTCTGAGCTGTTACATAGTGCTAGGCTTCAGAAGTGTACTCCTCTGTCCACTCCTATGGCTTCTACTGATAAGCTTTCCATCACAGCTGGTTCTCCTCTCTCCGTTGAGGACTCTTCTCGTTACCGCAGTATTGTTGGGGGCCTTCAGTATCTTACTATGACAAGACCTGACTTGTCATTTGCAGTAAACAAAGTATGTCAATATCTTCATGCTCCTCGGTGTACTCATTGGTCGGCGGTCAAGCGTATTCTACGCTATGTGAAGGCTACTCTCTCACATGGTTTACTACTGCGCCCCTCCACTCCTGTTGCTCCTCTCTTGTCTGCTTTCTCTGATGCGGACTGGGCTGGCGACATTGATGACCACCGATCCACGGGGGGTTTTGCCATATTTTATGAAGGCAATCTCATATCCTGGAGTGCCAGAAAGCAAGCTACTGTTTCTCGCTCTAGTACAGAGTCAGAATATAAAGCACATGCAAATGCTACTGCTGAGATTATCTGGGTACAAGCTCTTCTTGGTGAACTTGGAGTATTACAGAAAAGTCCACCTgtcttatggtgtgataatattggagCCACATATCGCTGTTCCAACCCGATGTTCCATGCTCGCATAAAACACATAGAGATTGATTTTTATTTTGTACGAGAACGGGTTGCTCAGAAGATGCTCCAAATACGGTTTATATCATCCAAGGATCAGCTAGCTAACATATTCACCAAGCCATTACCGTTGCCATTGTTTGAAGCATGTAAACGCAATCTCAATCTTCATGGAttggttgagattgagggagggtgataTGTATTTAGTCTAATACCTAACATGTACCTGTACGGTAAGGTGGTGTATAAACCTACcgtacatacctgtaactctacCCTATATATAATACATCACCGATCCCCTGGAGGGTTACGGTTGTTACCCTAATCAATCTATACAGTTTTCAGACCGGAGCGTCCCGGACGTCCGCCACGAGGCAAAGGAAGCCATTGCACACGTTGGCAGGGCTGTATGTACACCACCGTGTCGAGGTCGGCGAAGCGGCACATGGACATCGCCGAGTAGAGGTTGAACAGCGCGATCTCGGGATTCATGCCTGCCCCATAACCGGTCTTGTGTCATGGCATCCTGATTTTACCGTCAAAATATATGTGTCATGTTCCATATTCATTGCCAACATACATATGTTCAGAAAGTTTGTGTCATGGCATCCTGATTTTACCGTCAAAATATATGTGTTCAGATTTCGAGTAAGGGAAATCTCTTGTGTACTAAAAGCATCTTAAGTAGGCACCCAACATAGGTGATCCAAAAGTTACACATCACCAAAAGGTGGGATGTACATCACCTCTGCAGCTTTTCGTTTACAAAATGATGTAAAATAGGACACAAAAACTGAAATATATGGTTTATATCCGAACTGTTTCTGCTCTCTAATTGagcacgccctcgacaaagcagcGAGGACACATGGTGGTTCATGTTCGACACGAGGCTTCGCGACAAACCGAATAGCGGCAACCAATTTGTCACATGAGGGCTCGGAGCAAGAGGGAGGGGAAAAGGGGTGCACGAGTACTGCAAACTCACCCTGAGCACGACGACGTAGGCAAGTGGATCGAAAACCGTGACCGACTGGAATTCAAGGACTGACGCTCAACCTGAAACGGATTCAGTACTACACCCATATTCACTGCCAAAGTATGAGTCACTTGCAAGCTACCAAACTAACATTAGCCACTTGCTGACTCCTGTTTGGACACGAGATCAAAATTTATGTCTCCAGAACAGAACATAATCCAAGAGCGttctttaaattttttttttggatcagtAACTAGCCAAACAACAATTTATATTCATACATATTCAGCTACTCTTAACCAGAGAACGTCCACATAGCTTAGTCTAGTGGTTGATGAGGTTCTAGGTTTGAAATCCCACTCTCCTCCTTAGAAGTGAACAAATAAGTAGTCCTCCCTTTGTCAACTTCTTTTACATATTGTAATAACAGGGTAGTGCTGCTAACTTCAGTAGAAATAATCAAGAGAAAACATGGTTACTTTCGACATGCTTAATGTGAGATACTTTGATCATCTGAGCCAAGCATATTTAGTCTCATTTCGGGAGACTACACATGAGAGAGGTGGCAGCTTTTGCTCTTTTTACTTTTACTATAATTTTGTCCTTGGTTCGCTTCATGTTCTCCCGATCAGTCCTTGTATTGTTGTTCTCTTGAAGTAAATCATCGATTATAGCACTGCCGAGCTCCTGATCAACTTTCCACAAAGTTGATTCGGTCTTCAGTCCTTCAACAAATTCTGTACACATAAGCATTTGTTCCTGCACTTCAGCTTCGTGTTGCTTGAGTTCTGAAGCCAAAACAATAGTCTCAATATCATTTGCGATCGTGTTGATCACAACTGACCCGTGGTGGTAGATTGCAAGCAGATTGCACAACTGAAATTGGCTGCACCCTTCCATATCATTTACAGGTATAGCATTATTCACTTGAAGCAGACTCAGATCTTCAAGCATTCTGTCCTTCAACATTCCATTGAGAAgcaaagcttcgtccaactggtgGTGCAGATCTTCGTTTTCTTTTGATTCAGCTGCCAAAGCACCCCTGTTGGTAGCGAAAATCTCGTCAATCAAAATAGACGGTTCACTGTGCATGGAGTTTGACCCTGACAGCATTGCCTCTTCTTGTCTATGCAGATGCATAATGTTCTTTCCAAGTTCAGTTCCTTGTTTGTTCTTTGCAACAGAAACTGCATTAGGTTGACTAACTTTCCTTGCCAGCTGCTCCTCTAGAGCACATACAGTACTTTGGAGATCATCAACTGATCTCTCCAACA encodes:
- the LOC124657899 gene encoding uncharacterized protein LOC124657899; amino-acid sequence: MAWRGAASRTVLAAVRRPAPAIGALRAPAPGAAPRRRLPFAFTNATPTSPLGAARPLAALMGSPLTTPVVLARLTAHPGASARACCELSQGT
- the LOC124655666 gene encoding kinesin-like protein KIN-12F, giving the protein MIDKEKCYEARLEMCSVLKGKLLVDINNNFGLIAKKEQEATELSSKLDLFGNKILRLQAQEEEMLARADSMYNKLSVLTEEIDITNMNHNEKNSVLEKQLANAASELGAVSLENNELRSQLNCIERRSYFMEEELTRESNATEKMEEKLTELKILLDERNSSLQKLQNDISKLSDEKQCCDSQVLILRDKLERAQALAEERETIATEAWQIADEMKTCAEEKVKEVKVLERSVDDLQSTVCALEEQLARKVSQPNAVSVAKNKQGTELGKNIMHLHRQEEAMLSGSNSMHSEPSILIDEIFATNRGALAAESKENEDLHHQLDEALLLNGMLKDRMLEDLSLLQVNNAIPVNDMEGCSQFQLCNLLAIYHHGSVVINTIANDIETIVLASELKQHEAEVQEQMLMCTEFVEGLKTESTLWKVDQELGSAIIDDLLQENNNTRTDRENMKRTKDKIIVKVKRAKAATSLMCSLPK